From Rhododendron vialii isolate Sample 1 chromosome 7a, ASM3025357v1:
GACAGCGAGCTGTGTTGggcgttggagagagagagaactccaGATTATGCGCCCATTCTCCTGCAATATTCATTCACGCCAACAATTATATGAAAGCTACGGTTGAGTCCTAGCCGCCAAATTGGAAAACCGAGTAAACCCAATTGATTTTTTCGTTTCAGCACTAAAAACCCAAGTCGATTTGTTCATTTGGAGCACTGAAATCCCAGATTGCAGCCGGgggtgggtagagagagagagagagagagagagagagagagagagagtgagtacCTAGCAGGAGCGAGCAACAGAGAGACACAGCGGCTCGACCGGGGGGCTGGAGCTGCAAAGTCGGAGGAGAGGGGTTTTCGTCAGGGGGTTTGATTGGAGGATCTGAGACCACAGTCGGAGGAGTGAGGGATTTTCGTCGAGGGTGTGGCAGCGCCGGCGGTGCTAAACGGTGGAGACCGCGCCTGGAGAGAGCGGTTGAGAGACCACGGCTGGAGCAAGGGTCGGAGGTTCGATCGAGAGTGGGATGGACTGATTGACGATGCGTGAAGGAGATGAGGGAAGGGTATAACTGGATGGGTTTCGATAATATGTAACGGCGGCGTTTCATATTATAAaatatttaccgactaaatatttagtcggaaTTACCTAAATCCCGCCATTTTTTTTCCGCAAAAAATTCAGATTGGCGCAAAAAATTCAGATTGGCGCAAAAATTGTATCATTACcgaccaaaaattaattagtcggtgatttttttgtcttggccgactaaatatttagtagGGAATAATTCTTTGAGTCGGAATGCCTTGCTAtgtctaaaaatatatattaaagtCTTATAACACACCACCCAATCCCCACTTGAGATTTTTTTGCACGATCAGAACCATTTATCTTCTCTAATATTATCAGTTAGATCATTCTTACTAATATTACAGATGATTTGTTTCCATTAGACAATTGATCGaacaaaaaataccattttTCTAATGAATTCACGTCTCGATAAAGGCATATTCTAAATTTGATTGAGCCGCAAATTTACTGgaatgaataattcaacaagtgcaagaaaatcaACGATCTTGATCGTCAAGATTGTCTCGCGATCTTGTGGCTACTATaataacaagtacaacataaGAATTAGTTAACTATCAAATACATCAAACACATATACAGTTAAGGTAACTGTtgagtcattttttttaatgatcgatctgaaccattaggatttcacgtcttaCTTGTCATAGCATTGTCACTAAAATCGGAGATCATTTGGTTTTGGCAACCACATTATCAAAAGACATTTAATGCGTTTGGAGACATTTAAGTGTAATAGTGAACTAACCGAGGACCACTTGAGATATTTTTTCACGatcgaaatcatctatctttgacgtAATATGAATTTGaacattcgtaccaagaatgacgTTTAACTGCATATGGGTAGACACTTAATCggacaacaaaattctttacaTTTATGAATTTATGTCCCAATAAAGGGGCTTCGTTGGCCCGATCAAGCCAAAATTTTACTAGAATCTTATGATtataaaggaaaacaaaatgagcagACTAATTAGTCGGTagatatattttattttttgatttttaaaattcatcaaaaattatttttccagactaaacttttttttttcctttgttttgtgtgttttgttcaattttttgaatatttgctaGATTTGCagtatatttttttgactaATCATTCGCCTCGACAAGAAATgttcaaaaagtaaataaattatGATCAGAAgtaaaaaattcactaaagacggAAAAAATACGAAATAgttgtcttcttctttctttttctttttttgtctacGGTGTtgttttatataaattttcatCAACACATTTTGATATTTTACAAATTCTTCTCGTTCAGACGAACGATTAaccataaaaaattaagataaaaaacaaaataaaacattacaaaaattacaattaccAAAAGATATTttacaatatattttttattttacaagaatgCAAAGTGAGCTCCACTCCACAATCTCAACTATTTAAGGGTATATAAGCCTCAAGCTACCATCAGAAACCCTCATAGGCTAATACACTCTCTCCCCCCACCGCCTTGATGTCGTCGAACTTTTGTCTGAAAGATAGAGATTATTTACTCATCAGAATCGCCTGGAAAATGTaccattctttttttctctcttaaaGCTAAATTCATCTTTAATCAAGACTCTAGAAACCCCATTTAATCCTTTGGTTAGTTGGAATTAAATTCCTAAtttattaaattcaaaaatataatattttttgacCAAACTTTTTAGTAggcaaaataattattttttattttttaaattcatagaaaaatgaatattaccgactaaaattattaagccaaaattttacgacaatcttatgattaagaaggaaaaaaaaatgagcggtaGTGATCGACAAGGTTGCATCGTGATCAATGTCAgtggaacaaatatttcatttctttgaaatttttaaaaaggtggAAAAGTTGATATTCCATGACTAAATCTATTAGTTGGGAAATGTATTTGATTTCTTAATTCGGATTAAATGATATTACCCTACATTTGGTTGGAAAATGTAATTtcgttttctattttattaaattaaaatatatgATACTTCACGACTAAATTCaactttagtcggcaaaaaagAAACTTACCGACTAAATTTCTTTAGTCGGaatacattttctattttattaaattcgaaaaaatgatACTTCACGACTAAATCTAACTTTAGTCGGCAAACAAtaaaattaccgactaaatttcTTTAGTTGGaatacattttctattttattaaattcgaaaaaatgatACTTCACGACTAAATTGActtttagtcggcaaaatatatgttttggccgactaaaataatttagtcggcaatggTTTTATATTTTACCGACTATCAATTATTGAGTCGGTGATTTGCttatattttccgactaaacaCTGTTTAGTTGGGaaattttagtcgggaattgtgtattttgttgtagtgtattATGGTTCAACTCTTTACCTCCTCTCATCACCCCGTCATTCGGGCTATCCTCCTTCTCGTCGTCGCATTGGCCCTCCATCTGCCGTACGCGGCCGCGCAGGCTGACTCACCTCACGCTGCCGCGCAGGCTGACTCACCGCTGCGATCCCCGCATTGGCGAAAGCATATCTCCGACGATAAGATCAAAGTCAACCCAACCTTGATTATCGCCTCTCTCATAGGCACCTTCATTATCATGGGCTGCGTCTCCGTCCTCCTGACCCAACACTGCATCCGCCGCCAACTCACCCTCACCGCCCTCGAGTCCCACGGCGTCTCGGCCACCAACCGCCGCCGTCGCCGCCTCTTCGGCCGCCTCGCATGCACCGGCCTTGACCCGTCGATAATCGACGCGCTCCCAACCTTCGTCTACTCTGAAGTCAAAAAAGACGGCATGATCTCTCTGGAATGCACCGTGTGCTTGAGCGAATTCGAAAACGCCGAGACCCTTCGCTTGCTCCCCAGATGCTGCCACGTGTTCCACCCCGATTGCATCGAGGCGTGGCTATCCACTCACGTCACGTGCCCCGTTTGCCGTTCCAACCTCGCCCCCATACCCGACGCAGTGAGTCGTGAACCGGAAACCGAACCGGCGGACTCGGTTGGGATAAACGATTCGATCGTAGACGTCGTCTGAAGTGTTGATCAAAATTGATCAGCACCGTTCGATTGACGTCTAGGAACGAGCGAATGAGAATAGGCGAAGCTTCGGAGGTGGTACTCGGTCGTACAAGAGGGGGAGAATTGCGAGAGGTTTAAGATAAGGTCACCGGCCGGAGGAGGTAGGGCGGAGGCTGGTGAACTCAACGGGTTTGAGTAGGACGAATAGTTTTGTGAGCTTTGAAAGGGCGAGGAGTTTCGAGGAAGGGGTATGGGAGTGGAAGTAGGGGGATTAGTAAGTTGGGGTTTATGGCGGCAACGCGGCCACGGAAGGTGGTGGTTATGGGCGGCGGTGAGGAGGTGACTTCGACACAGCGGCTGATTTGGGGGAATGGGAGTAACATGGAGAAAGTTGACGATGGGAAACGGCGGTTTAGTTAGCTTTTGgttaaataagtcaattgatttttttttatgcatttaTTAGGtttatgtcaatttttttttagattattagagcatctctaatggAAGATGTCAATTTCTACGTGAACATGTTAATGGTAACAATtgacatcaaaattcaatccaaccaAACAGCAttctttgatgccaaaatcTATGTGGCTTTAAAGGGAATGACAACAACCACCCTCTTCCATgctaaatttcaaaaaatgatcgTTTGAATTGATATAAGAACTGACATTAAAGGTTGGAGAGAGAtaacttgatgtcaaataaaagaatttggcataagggttggaaatgaaggctttgatgtcaaattagAGATGCCAAAATACCATGTAAGCCTTCAGAAAATGTTTGACATCTCCAATATGAAGtcatggattggagatgctcttatggtccaaaattcatttttttaaataaagataaaaaaaaataatttattggcttatttttgtcttaattcaaaaaaattggttttcgattataattttttgactttttagattcctctcttTATAATGAtaaaataatccacaaaaaatcgacacaaaactaacaaatgcaaaaaaaattaatacggAAAAAAAAGCCAATTGAAACTATAACCAGAAGGAAGTATAGGATCATAAGCTGATATTTTTGCACAATCCTAGAAagctattttttatttttttttcccgaattaGGTGGTTTGGTGCACTCTTGAGTTTTGCGATGTAACCTGCCCCTTCGGACTTGAATGAATTGactggtttcaaaaaaaaaaaaaaactaccttcATGATTACTTGTCCTTGACAGGtagtaattatcaaaacacgttctgggccgtcattttccgaAATTCATTTATTCCGTTTATCTCAGGATTAATTTATTCCTCAAAGGGCCTAATACAACCCAAACCGGTGTGGTGGACCATGGCCCATATGCGGCTATGACTTAGAAGAGCCCATTTTGCATAAGGAAGACCATTTTGCTTAGGAACCCAATAGGAGAGTATTTGCTGTGCCCGGGCCGAGTGCAAGCCCAATTCCGGgtcttaaaaaatattattgaacaaaattgttcattttggttGGCTAATTGGCTTGTCGAGTTTGTGGTTCATGCGAAAACTCATAACAGTCGAACACTGGTACCAACGGGATGAAAAACGAAAATATACTAGtcttaaaaaattttaaaaaaaatacccaaacaGTTTAGCAcgattttgtaagaaaaaaaaaaatcaacgcaAATTAATGTGTTCAGATTATGCAACTACTTATTCAAAATGCCTGAGGCTAAACTTTATTTATAGAGTCACAGCCAAAATATGAGAGGTTATGGTATACCGGTTTACATTAAGACCCATGTATGTCGCACTTTTATCATTTTAAATAACTAAACGCTGTTTTTGGGTAGCAATTACAGACTATATCCGAATCCATACACAATAATCTCACGCACCATATCGAATAAATTttgatggaagtagaagtggttAATAttataacaatatttttttggtgtttttcggacaaaaaatattcttttaaaTGTAATACTTACGAATATGAAGTTTCGAAAAATGTACGACAATGTCTACATTACGTATTTGTtaagaaatgaaaacaatacACATGACTGAAAATTAaacccatcatcatcatcatcatcatcatcatctaaTTTAATGGGTCATCAACCACCCTATTGAACATTATTAATACTTGAAGCCACCATTATTCTATCCCTGATAAATGTTCCTGCAGTGCCTTACCCCCTTCAGGTGTATAGTGCACATTGCCATGATTTGAATCGTTTAATTCGTAGAATTTGCTAAAGCAAGATAAGATCAAGTTAATTGATTCTTAAATATATCATTGGTGATGACAGAGAGACATTTCTTCAATCAGACAGATAATTGGCATCCTTTGGGTGTTTTATATATACAAGAGGTATGGAGAGGCTGTAGTTGCTCAAAGGAGGAGAGCTTTACAAGCAAAAGTGGCCTCCATTATTGATAGAGGTAGAAATGGCTAAGGCAGCAAAATAGATCCATTATGGAGATTATTAGGGAAACCCCAGCTGATTTTGGACCCTTACAAAGGATGGTGTTTTTTCAGCCAAGTCGGCTTGGGAAGCTTGTAGATCGACATCGAAGTGCCTTTAAACCTTGGCATCCTCTTGTGTGGTTTGGCCAAGGGGTGTCTAGATGGAGCTTCATCAAGTGGATGGCTGTCTTGGGAAGACTATCCACCAAAGACAGATTAGTGAGCTGGGGCATGGAAGTACTGTTTCCTCAATGCTCTCTTTGTCAAAATGGGATGGAGTCCCATGCCCATCTCTTCTTCGATTTGTGCTTTTCTTCTACGATTTGGTGGCAAGTTTTAGCTCATAATGATTTAGATAGACCTCTTCTACCTTTATCCCAAGAACTAGAATAGGCTGCTTAAAACAGAAGGGGTAAATCTCTTCGTGATACAATGTATAAGCTGTCGTTAGCAACTTCCATTTATGTTCTTTGAGGGAGCGTAATCTTAGAATCTTCCAAGGAAAATCCAAGGATATGTGAATGATgtgattttagaaattttcaaCTCTGTTAGAGCAAAGGCAAGCTCTTGGTCTTCAATCCAATTCACTGCTTAGAATTGTCAAATTTGCGATGCTTGGTTGTTAGATTCCAGAATTTTCGCTATCAACAATTGTTCATAGGCTGTATTTGCTGCCTAGTTTTTGTATAGCTGGTTTTTAGACTTTGATTGATGTTGTAGTTCCGGGGGTATGACCCTGTGTTCTCTTTGCAGCTTTTCGCGCTTTTGGTGGTTCTAATAAAttttacttacccaaaaaaaaaaaaaaaagaacttgatCAAGACAGATTTGTTTTCTGAGAATTATTTTATTGAATTATgttgatcatctattttttaagaaatattcTCCGATCAAGTTGCATGGTAATTATATTTGTTAACACAATGTTtaaaaaacaatctattaatgGACTTTGTAAACTGAACTGCTTAAATCACGACATTAAAGTACTGATAAATTAAACTCACCAAAGTGCATATATATACTACGTGGACCCCTTATTTGAAATGAAACATGTGTATGCATATGCATTCAATTTTGGATGGGAAGTTAGTTTGCATAGGTGTATACaaaatgttttgttttcaagttcGATTCAAATGGGGTTGCATCAAGGTTCTAAATACCGTACCGGCTTGAGTACCAGTTTTCTTACTAgtatggtacgtaccggtaccggtgaGATACTGGTTACCATTTCGGATTgatcgctattagtgttatttttctacctaaaagaatttatagtataatatacactttttaaaacaaaaaaataaataaataatattccGGTATTTGTCCGGTACCGTCCAGTATTTGcccggtaccgtccggtattgtccagtacttgaagaaaaaaataaatttaaaagtagttcGGTACTATCTGGTATTGGCCGGTACCAACCAATATTTGAGCCGAAACGGAATTAGAGATATAGGGTACCGGATATGGACAACCCCATTTGAATCGAAAATTCAAATTTGACATCAAGGTTCTGAATACTGTACCGGCTAGAGTACCGGTttttttatttgacatcaagttaTCCCTCTCCAACTCTTATGTCAACcctttaaaattcaaattttttgaaaattggcatGCCACTATGTTGCTATCAAAATTGACAGGCTTGGAGCCATCTTCAATTCCAAGTGAAATTGGCATATGGAAAGACATCATGATCGGAAGGTTTGAAGTTGTCAAAAGGTTCCATTGCATTGTCCTAGTCACATTTCACGTCTTCCATTGGTGATGCTTTTTAGACAAATCATTTTCgctatttaaattttttgttgatatatGTGAGAAGAATGTCTTGCCTCGAAATCTATATTTTTGAACACTATGGCCGTTTATGCTTTTCGACAACAAGAGaaacttaggctccgtttgtttgacgtaaaatatttttgggtaaaatgttttactcgTAAGATATTTTCCGTCAATTAATGTAAAATGGCTTACCGGCAAAACCACCGTAAGTCATTTTACCGTTTCGTCAATCACCTCTCTGGAACCCAGCAGTTAACAActcctctccctttctcccCCAATTTCGTTCCCCACCCTCTCTCACAtgaatctctctctcatgtacacCCATATCCTTTACTATAGAATAAGGATTTAAAGAAAAACTACTCCAAACCCTCCCATTAATCTATTGGGGTAAAGTATTCTCTTATGTACACCCATATCCTTTACTATAGAatatggattttaaaaaaaactactccaaaCCCTCCCATTAATCTATTGGGGTAAAAATAATTGTAatgaaaaagtattttacatcTACCAACCAAATATCggaaaacaaatatgaaaactttatttttgtaaaaatcattttacatgaaaaatgtttttaggcataaaatattttacgttgaaaCCAACAGAGCCTAGCCAAATTTTGATACCATCATGTTTTTGTTCTGTTTAGTCTCTGTCTCATTTTTAAATAACTTCTTCTCTTCTATTGATAACTAGAGGGCTTGTTCCCGTaattgtttagaagtattttatttattctcattactactactactactactactactactagtattttggtaattctagaaaagaaaaggttagtTTCTTCTCCGTTGGATTGCCACCTTTTGCTGTGTATGAGTACTTCGAAATAAGAACAatagggatccctcattttattaaaatgtgggactccccttcccgattgaatttcgatgatctgagccgctcaaagttatcagaatgtgattttaagggtccccgtgagaaatcagcaaaaaaaatgaccggaaagggcttcatccgagcagttttcattgaaaggttaaaaaaaactgctaggatgacgcccttcccggtcattttttttgctgatctcggggacccttaaaattacgttctgcacacattgaacggttcggattttcaaaatttgatcggaaaatgaaagtctctcattttgttaaaatgagggatccctcacttgaaaattcctatatatatatatatatatatatatatatcgtgtGTCAATCGATGGATAAAGAACGATATCAtcttagaaaatgaaaaagacacGGAAAAATCTGTCAAAGAAGTGCTAAAGTCAGTTCCCAACAGAGATCATGAAGCATACAACCACATAATGCACTGGAGGAAAGTGCAAGGGATATGGTTTTCATTAATTCACAGAGCAACAAAATACAGATGCAGTAAAACCTTAACTAAACTAATTCCCGACGAATGGCCAATCACATTGCAGCTATTTCCCATTTGAAATACAGGCAATTATTTCACAGGTCAGGAGTTAATTGGACAAAATGGCAAGACCTCAACAGCCACAAGAATGTTCTTGTTCCTCAAAATTTTCCTATCCGAGCAACGGTGAATGATATGAAGACCTCTTCTTTACAATTCACTGCCGAGTGCTGATTCAATTGTGTATCGGGCTCCCTCCGACGTGCAATTCAACTGTCTCAATCTTCTCAGCGGCTGTAGCAGCTGCGGATGCAGCCTTTTCCAAACCCAACCTTTGTAGCTCAGTCAAGAAACCATCAACATCAGCtgcattaattttgtaagggGTGTGGGAAGGACCTGGGAACGACCCATTTGTTACTTCTTCCTTGTACTCTGAAAGAGCCTTGTTTATGACATCTCCCACACGCGCAAACTGCTTGCAGAACTTTGGGGTTACCtgcaaaaagaagaatttaaaaattcCAGAAGTCAGAAATATGGGTGTGCAACACAAACGGAAAACTTGTATTCGATATGAACAAAGAAGGGTGTGGCGTGTCTCAATACTATCAGTTTAAAGCAAAGACGATCCCATCGAAGTGGCTAACAGTTTCAGAAATGGCACTACCACATCATACGTGACAAAGATTTTTATGAAGAAATTCTCTAAGGATGTCATTTTTCCTTCGGAGAGATATTTACATAGGAGGAGTAATCAAGAGTGGAAATGGTCCCTTCggggacatccgataaaattaGAACAATATAGAGAAGATTAGCATAGACCCCGCGCAAGGATGACACGCACAAATCGAGAAATGGTCcaaattacttatcaaaaaagagagtggaaATGATGGAATTAACCTTGGCATGATGTGGGTGTTGCATCATTCCCAATAAATCATGGTAAACTAACACCTGCATGGCAATGCGATCAAGAATTAGAAGTGTCCCAAGCCGCCAGTGTCAAGTAGTATCAAATTAACTTACAAATCTAACACGAACAATGGGGTACAGAAAATGTTAAATCCTAATTCAACCTAAAAAGTCTACTTGCGTCAATACCAATACACAAAAGTATTGGATGAAAATAGGAGAAAACATGGGAACAGAAATAGTTTTCTTCCCTTGAAAAGGAACTTTATCTACGGTCAGAGAATCCAGCCATTCAACAGTGTCAGAAATGGTTAAGATATTCCAATTTTGCCTGTGCTCGAACAAGTAAAATTGCTACAATGAAGTTAAAATGCCCCAGAAGATTTTAATTGTAACATAAGTCATTAGTTTTCTTTAGCCACAATATGTTAATTGTTTCTGCTGTGAGCAAACAAAATACATGGGGAAAGCAATAGAATGAAGTTTCAATATGCAAGAGGAAGTGAATTCATGAAGAGGCATCAAGCAGAATCATAGGCAAGGAAACCCATCAACTTGACAGGTAAACGATCTCCTCTTTCTTGCGTTCCACTTGAACACAGCTTTTACAAAGAAGTGTTCCCATTTCTAACGGAGAAATGGGAAAACAGAGAATAGTTCATAATTTGAAAGTAATGGTTGTCTGGTTATATGTTGTTCTTCCACAAGGGTAAGAAATGAATGCGGATTCCAATCATTACAAAGTTCAATTTCCGATATCTTACACACGTCCACAAGGAAGTTTAGTGTGCattaaaccaaaccatttaatgACAACTACTTGGACATGAGAAGTCCACAACAACTATGATGATATACCACACTGCATGATTGACAATTATTTGGACTTGGAATAccggtttttcttgttttgcaaAATAGATTTTACATCGTTGGTAGAGCATTAATTATTGTTTCCTAGTGCTGTATTACATTCTTCTCCAACATAGTCATGCGCCAGAAATGTGGGATGGTTCACAAAGCAAACTCCAAGTTCATTGCATGATAAGACTCCACAAATGAAGACATGATACTGCTGTTGCAGAATCAGAGAGTAGTTCATATCGCACTAAAAGCAAAAGATACTACACACAAGTCAGCGAAGTCAAATATCCCAGCAATGATAGCATATAGGGAGATGATAGATGTAAAGAATCAATCAACCTGACCACTGCAGAAAGGTCCTGCCCCAATACCAATGGTGGGTATTCGAAGAGCAGATGTCGCAGCAGCAGCCACAGGTGCAGGTACACATTCCAAAACAACAGAAAAACACCCAGCTTCCTGCAGAGCCAGTGCAGTCTCAACAACCTGCAGAAACAAAGCTAATTGAGCATCACACCAAAATAGACTACATATATCCTCCGTGAGTAATACATTAGTATATGAAATCACATAGAATCGATTGGTGTATAAATGTATGTATAAAGAGAGAGACACCTTGACAGCACTAGCGACATTCTTGCCTTGCGGCCTAAATCCACCAAGAACACTGATGGCCTGAGGAGTAAGCCCTACATGGCCCATTACAGCAATTCCGGCCTCCACAATTGCTTTAGCTGCTGTGATTCTTGACGGTGAACCCCCTTCCAATTTAATCGCATCCATTCCTCCTTCCTTGAGAACCCTAACTGCTGTATCAACTGCCTGCTCATAAGGAAAACTGCAACATCACCAACCCTAGACCATTGAAACTCAAACTTAACATCTCCAGGTGCACCCTAGTCCAAAAAATTAGGCAATATGCTCTGCGCCTTGGCACAGAGAAAGAAAGCATGAGCACACTAATAGATCAATATCATATCAAAATCATACACGATAGAGAAAGCATATGGTATCACATACTTTAGCCCGCAACTTCATTAGAACAAAATAAGACACAAACTGATCAGACTTGGACGGAAAATTTACCTTCCCAACTCTAGGGTCCCAGAACACCCAAATTCTGCCCCTGGTAGACCAATCATAATTTTTCACAAGACTCCACTCTAAGTTTAGAGCCCTAGCCCTCCTTTCGCAGTTTAACACTTTTCACTCTATTCTCGACCCAACATTAATGGTTCATGTAATATGGGCAAACAACAAGATTACAAAACCAAACCTGTGGTGTTTCATTAGCACTGAATGATTGACAGGTGATTTATTGGCACTGAGGTGATTGACAATGCCTTTTGGATAAGTCGATTAACCATAATCTGACTCCACAGCATTTATTAAATTCTAAAAGCATCTTACATTGCGTAAAACATGTGGTTGGATCCAGGCATTTAGTGGGAGGGAAACGAAATAGAGTAGTCGCAATACATTTCCCATAATGTGACAACAAACAATGGATTTTTGACAATGAATTCATCAGTTTCTCCTCATTTCCTTAACcctgcaaaaaaacaaaaaaaagaggagagaaaacgcTTCTActgttcttcctttttctttacttttagtGCCACGTTTCCCTCCACTTGATCCGAACACAAGCACAAACATGAACTCAAGAAAAACCCACTGCCAATTAGAggacaactacaaaaaaaaaaacatgcttttcaaaaacaaaaaaaaaaggaccaggAGAGATGAAGCACCCCAAGAGTGTAGAAGTGCTTTCAAAATGATGTTGGTTCGCTAGTATCAatgattttctcttttgacGTCTCTAATACCACAACTAAACCAAACAATAACTTTAGCTTGGCAAGAAACGTAATACTCCATATCCATATCATAAGATATAACTTCTTCTAATGGTTCACCTAAACAACCAATCAAAGCAATCCAATTAAATAAATAGACATATGTATAGCCACCTCCGTAGTGGGTAGTTCAAGGTTCGAAATTTAACAAGCAAGCCTATCCAGAGCCAAACTTGAGTAACTATAATGAAAAGAATTTAATGAGCTTAAAGAATAGTAGATTTGTTAATTATTTAATTGATCAATACCTGACGAGTACTGGACTCGTAAGTGCCAAACGGGAGGTCCCCAACGAGCAACGGCGTCTTAGCCCCCCGCGCCACGGAGCGGCAATGGACGAGCATCTCGTCAAGTGTAATTGGTAAAGTGGTGTCGTAGCCGTGAACCACCATGGCGGCGGAGTCGCCGACGAGGCAGATATCAATGCCGGCGGTGTCGAGGTGGACCGCAGAGGGGTAATCGTAGGCAGTCACCATGGTAATAGGCTCCCCCTTGCGATGCTTCTGCTTTAAGTGTGTTAGGGTCACCCTTTGGTTAGGGTTCTGGGTCTTGGGTCCTCCATATACGGTGTTTTCTGGGACGTTGCTCATGCATCGGATGAGGTTGTGGAGGTGCAGTGTGGTGGGTTTGGTGACAGAGGCCATGGCTC
This genomic window contains:
- the LOC131333177 gene encoding 3-methyl-2-oxobutanoate hydroxymethyltransferase 1, mitochondrial-like, with product MALLSRAMASVTKPTTLHLHNLIRCMSNVPENTVYGGPKTQNPNQRVTLTHLKQKHRKGEPITMVTAYDYPSAVHLDTAGIDICLVGDSAAMVVHGYDTTLPITLDEMLVHCRSVARGAKTPLLVGDLPFGTYESSTRQAVDTAVRVLKEGGMDAIKLEGGSPSRITAAKAIVEAGIAVMGHVGLTPQAISVLGGFRPQGKNVASAVKVVETALALQEAGCFSVVLECVPAPVAAAATSALRIPTIGIGAGPFCSGQVLVYHDLLGMMQHPHHAKVTPKFCKQFARVGDVINKALSEYKEEVTNGSFPGPSHTPYKINAADVDGFLTELQRLGLEKAASAAATAAEKIETVELHVGGSPIHN
- the LOC131332969 gene encoding RING-H2 finger protein ATL39-like, translating into MVQLFTSSHHPVIRAILLLVVALALHLPYAAAQADSPHAAAQADSPLRSPHWRKHISDDKIKVNPTLIIASLIGTFIIMGCVSVLLTQHCIRRQLTLTALESHGVSATNRRRRRLFGRLACTGLDPSIIDALPTFVYSEVKKDGMISLECTVCLSEFENAETLRLLPRCCHVFHPDCIEAWLSTHVTCPVCRSNLAPIPDAVSREPETEPADSVGINDSIVDVV